The proteins below are encoded in one region of Clostridium fermenticellae:
- the cls gene encoding cardiolipin synthase, with amino-acid sequence MKYTLYLIVLINIMVSIIVIILERKNPEKTIAWLAIFIVLPPIGLFLYIFLGRNWKKHKLHDETNINIEELIYEAMRGSNACEYSALIELLSRNSESPLFRDNSVTIFKDGTEKFKELKKQLLKAKNHIHLEYYIVKSDTIGNEIKDILIKKAQEGVKIRFILDKVGCIGIKKSYIRDLKDAGVDVVYYSYFLAPFLKYINTQINYRNHRKIVIIDGKVGFLGGINIGDEYIGKSKFGYWRDTHIMVKGDFIYGLQAVFLDDFATIKEANKELFYYGDNFEEFFPEYDSYDGKLMQLIKSGPDSEFPAIEQAVLKMISTAKRHVYITTPYFIPTESILNALKIASLSGIDVIILFPERYDHILVHYASITYLEDLVRNGVKLYFYNKNAFVHAKTTSVDGTLCTIGTSNMDIRSYELNYEINAMIYDEEVTEELENLFFEDLKHSRRISIDYFDNLPPYIKAFEAFCKIFSSLM; translated from the coding sequence TTGAAATACACATTATATCTAATAGTCTTAATAAATATCATGGTTTCAATAATCGTTATAATACTAGAAAGAAAAAATCCAGAAAAAACCATTGCATGGCTGGCAATTTTTATCGTACTTCCTCCTATAGGTTTATTTCTATATATCTTTCTTGGTCGAAATTGGAAAAAGCACAAATTACATGATGAGACAAATATAAACATAGAAGAACTTATTTACGAAGCTATGCGCGGCAGTAACGCGTGTGAGTATTCGGCATTAATAGAATTGCTTTCAAGAAACAGTGAATCACCACTTTTTAGAGATAACAGTGTAACAATTTTTAAAGATGGAACTGAAAAATTCAAGGAACTAAAAAAACAACTTTTAAAAGCAAAAAATCATATTCATCTGGAATATTATATTGTAAAAAGTGACACTATAGGAAATGAAATAAAGGATATCCTAATAAAAAAAGCACAAGAAGGCGTTAAAATAAGATTTATATTAGACAAAGTCGGATGCATTGGAATAAAAAAAAGTTATATAAGAGATTTAAAAGACGCCGGAGTCGATGTAGTTTATTATTCTTATTTTTTAGCTCCTTTTTTAAAGTACATAAATACACAAATAAATTATAGAAACCACCGAAAGATAGTGATAATCGACGGTAAAGTGGGTTTTCTTGGTGGAATAAATATTGGTGATGAATATATAGGTAAAAGCAAATTCGGATATTGGAGAGATACACATATAATGGTAAAAGGCGATTTTATATATGGACTGCAGGCCGTATTCCTGGATGATTTTGCTACGATTAAAGAAGCAAATAAAGAATTATTCTACTATGGAGATAATTTTGAGGAATTCTTTCCCGAATATGATAGTTATGATGGAAAATTAATGCAACTTATAAAAAGTGGTCCTGACTCTGAATTTCCTGCAATCGAGCAGGCAGTTTTAAAAATGATAAGTACCGCAAAAAGACATGTTTACATAACGACTCCTTACTTTATACCTACTGAAAGTATATTAAATGCCTTAAAAATAGCATCTTTAAGTGGAATAGATGTAATTATTTTATTTCCTGAAAGATATGATCATATTCTTGTTCATTATGCTTCTATAACTTATCTTGAAGATCTAGTGAGAAATGGGGTAAAACTTTATTTTTATAATAAAAATGCATTTGTACATGCAAAAACTACATCCGTAGACGGCACACTCTGTACAATAGGTACCTCAAATATGGATATAAGAAGCTATGAACTCAATTATGAAATAAATGCTATGATATACGATGAAGAAGTCACAGAAGAACTCGAAAACTTATTTTTTGAGGACTTAAAACATAGCAGAAGAATTTCTATAGACTATTTTGATAATCTTCCTCCTTACATAAAAGCTTTTGAAGCCTTCTGTAAAATATTTTCATCTCTAATGTAA